In a genomic window of Pseudomonas putida:
- a CDS encoding methionine ABC transporter ATP-binding protein → MTAATQLRLEIPEPKQAIQAELHPELNHAHVRFINLGKTYDGQQGPVAALHGIDLAIQRGEVFGIIGRSGAGKSSLIRTINRLEQPSSGRVLIDQVDIGEFDEDRLVALRRRIGMIFQHFNLMSAKTVWQNVELPLKVAGVPKEKRDQKVRELLELVGLEAKHKAYPSQLSGGQKQRVGIARALVHDPAILLCDEATSALDPETTQSILGLLREINRRLGLTIILITHEMAVIREICDRVVVLERGRVVEQGPVWEVFGNPQHEVSKTLLAPLQHALPSELQSRLQAQPQSSEDAVVLRLQFTGTAQDEPDIAALFAALGGRVRLLQGGVERIQGHALGQLLLAVTGSSFDAEELRQRAGQWAQQVEVLGYVV, encoded by the coding sequence ATGACTGCAGCCACCCAACTACGACTGGAAATCCCAGAGCCTAAGCAAGCGATACAAGCTGAACTACATCCGGAGCTGAACCACGCCCACGTGCGCTTCATCAACCTGGGCAAAACCTACGACGGCCAGCAAGGCCCGGTGGCCGCCCTGCACGGCATCGACCTGGCGATCCAGCGCGGTGAAGTGTTCGGCATCATCGGCCGCAGCGGCGCCGGCAAGTCGTCGCTGATCCGCACCATCAACCGCCTCGAACAGCCGAGCAGTGGCCGGGTGTTGATCGATCAGGTGGACATCGGCGAGTTCGATGAAGACCGCCTGGTGGCGCTGCGTCGGCGCATCGGCATGATCTTCCAGCACTTCAATCTGATGTCGGCCAAGACCGTCTGGCAGAACGTCGAATTGCCGCTGAAAGTGGCCGGTGTGCCGAAAGAAAAACGCGATCAAAAGGTTCGTGAACTGCTGGAGCTGGTGGGCCTGGAAGCCAAGCACAAGGCCTATCCCTCGCAGCTGTCCGGCGGGCAGAAACAGCGTGTCGGCATCGCCCGCGCGCTGGTGCACGACCCGGCGATCCTGCTATGCGACGAAGCCACCTCGGCGCTGGACCCGGAGACCACGCAATCGATCCTCGGCCTGCTGCGCGAGATCAACCGGCGCCTGGGCCTGACCATCATTTTGATCACCCATGAAATGGCGGTGATCCGCGAGATCTGCGATCGCGTGGTGGTCCTCGAACGTGGGCGTGTGGTTGAGCAAGGGCCAGTGTGGGAAGTGTTCGGCAATCCGCAGCATGAGGTCAGCAAGACGTTGCTTGCGCCGTTGCAGCATGCCCTTCCATCGGAGTTGCAAAGCCGCTTGCAGGCGCAACCGCAGTCCTCGGAGGACGCTGTGGTGCTGCGTCTGCAATTCACCGGCACGGCGCAGGACGAACCGGACATCGCCGCCCTGTTCGCTGCCCTCGGCGGTCGTGTGCGCCTGCTGCAAGGTGGCGTGGAACGGATTCAGGGGCATGCCCTGGGGCAATTGCTGCTGGCGGTGACGGGTTCTTCGTTTGACGCAGAAGAATTGCGTCAGCGTGCCGGGCAATGGGCGCAGCAGGTGGAGGTGTTGGGCTATGTGGTTTGA
- a CDS encoding MetQ/NlpA family ABC transporter substrate-binding protein gives MTKTYFSHPVKALALALGLFSSVTFAADPALKIGTTAAFAIPLEAAVEEAGKQGLKVELVEFTDWIAPNVSLAAGDIDVNYFQHNPFLENAKAASGFDLVPFAPGIINNVGLYSKKYKSFDELPEGASVAIANDPINSGRGLQLLAKAGLITLKPGVGYKATEDDIVANPKKIKILQVEAVQLVRAYDDADLVQGYPAYIRLAKTFDAGSALLFDGLDHKEYVIQFVIQPKSKTDPRLIKFVDIYQHSPAVRAALDKAHGKLYQAGWES, from the coding sequence ATGACTAAGACTTACTTCTCCCACCCAGTCAAAGCACTGGCCCTGGCCCTCGGCCTCTTCAGCTCCGTCACCTTCGCCGCCGACCCGGCGCTGAAAATCGGCACCACCGCCGCCTTCGCCATCCCGCTGGAAGCAGCGGTCGAAGAAGCCGGCAAACAAGGCCTGAAAGTCGAGCTGGTGGAGTTCACCGACTGGATCGCCCCCAACGTCAGCCTCGCCGCTGGCGACATCGACGTGAACTACTTCCAGCACAACCCGTTCCTGGAAAATGCCAAGGCCGCTTCCGGTTTTGACCTGGTGCCGTTCGCCCCGGGGATCATCAACAACGTCGGCCTCTACTCGAAGAAATACAAAAGCTTCGACGAGCTGCCCGAAGGCGCCAGCGTGGCCATCGCCAACGACCCTATCAACAGCGGCCGTGGCTTGCAGCTGCTGGCCAAGGCCGGTTTGATCACCCTCAAGCCGGGCGTCGGCTACAAGGCCACCGAAGACGACATCGTCGCCAACCCGAAGAAAATCAAAATCCTTCAGGTCGAAGCGGTGCAGTTGGTACGTGCCTATGACGATGCCGATCTGGTTCAGGGTTACCCGGCCTACATCCGTTTGGCGAAGACCTTCGATGCCGGTTCCGCGCTGCTGTTCGACGGCCTCGATCACAAGGAATACGTGATCCAGTTCGTGATCCAGCCCAAGAGCAAAACCGACCCGCGCCTGATCAAGTTCGTCGACATCTACCAGCATTCGCCTGCTGTCCGCGCCGCCCTGGATAAAGCCCACGGCAAGCTCTATCAAGCCGGTTGGGAAAGCTGA
- a CDS encoding LLM class flavin-dependent oxidoreductase codes for MSTAKKKILLNAFNMNCIGHINHGLWTHPRDNSTQYKTIEYWTELAQLLERGLFDGLFIADIVGVYDVYQNSVDVPLKESIQLPVNDPLLLVSAMAAVTKNLGFGLTANLTYEPPYLFARRMSTLDHLSRGRVGWNIVTGYLDSAAKAMGLSEQAEHDRRYDQADEYLEVLYKLWEGSWENGAVLNDPQQRIYAQPDKVHKVEHKGEFYQVEGFHLCEPSPQRTPVLFQAGASDRGLLFAGRHAECVFISGQNKPSTKAQVDKVRASAVEAGRNPEDIKVFMGLNVIVGATEELAWAKHAEYRRYASAEAGVAHFSASTGIDFSQYEIDEPIQYVKSNAIQSATKHLQNNDWTRRKLLDQHALGGRYITVVGSPEQVADELESWVAETGLDGFNLTRVVTPESYVDFIELVIPELQRRGSYKTAYDDGSLRQKLFREGAYLPEQHTGSAYRR; via the coding sequence ATGAGCACCGCGAAAAAGAAAATCCTGCTCAACGCGTTCAACATGAATTGCATCGGGCACATCAACCACGGCCTGTGGACACACCCACGAGACAACTCGACTCAATACAAGACGATCGAATACTGGACCGAACTGGCTCAGTTGCTGGAACGCGGGCTGTTCGATGGTCTGTTCATCGCCGACATCGTCGGTGTCTACGACGTCTACCAGAACTCGGTGGACGTGCCACTGAAAGAGTCGATCCAGCTGCCGGTCAACGACCCGCTGCTGCTGGTCTCGGCCATGGCCGCCGTCACCAAAAACCTCGGCTTCGGCCTGACCGCCAACCTCACCTACGAGCCGCCGTACCTGTTCGCCCGACGCATGTCGACGCTGGATCACCTGAGTCGCGGGCGCGTGGGCTGGAACATCGTCACCGGCTACCTCGACAGCGCCGCCAAGGCCATGGGCCTGAGCGAACAGGCCGAGCACGACCGTCGTTACGACCAGGCCGACGAGTACCTGGAGGTGCTCTACAAACTCTGGGAAGGCAGCTGGGAAAACGGCGCGGTGCTCAACGATCCACAGCAACGCATCTACGCGCAGCCGGACAAAGTGCACAAGGTCGAGCACAAGGGCGAGTTCTATCAGGTCGAGGGTTTTCACCTGTGCGAGCCCTCGCCACAACGCACGCCAGTGCTGTTCCAGGCGGGCGCTTCCGATCGCGGCTTGCTGTTCGCCGGGCGCCACGCCGAGTGCGTGTTCATCAGCGGCCAGAACAAGCCGTCGACCAAGGCTCAGGTGGACAAGGTCCGCGCCAGCGCCGTCGAAGCCGGGCGCAATCCCGAGGACATCAAGGTGTTCATGGGCCTCAACGTGATTGTCGGCGCCACCGAAGAACTGGCCTGGGCCAAGCACGCCGAGTACCGCCGCTACGCCAGTGCCGAAGCCGGCGTGGCGCATTTCTCGGCGTCCACCGGCATCGATTTTTCCCAGTACGAGATCGACGAACCGATCCAGTACGTGAAGAGCAACGCCATCCAGTCGGCCACCAAACACCTGCAAAACAACGACTGGACCCGTCGCAAATTGCTCGACCAGCACGCCCTCGGCGGACGCTACATCACCGTGGTCGGCTCGCCTGAGCAAGTGGCGGATGAACTGGAATCGTGGGTCGCCGAGACGGGCCTGGACGGCTTCAACCTGACGCGCGTGGTCACGCCGGAAAGCTATGTGGATTTCATTGAACTGGTGATTCCGGAGTTGCAGCGGCGTGGGTCGTACAAGACCGCTTATGACGATGGCAGCTTGCGGCAAAAGCTGTTTCGCGAAGGGGCGTATTTGCCTGAGCAACATACCGGGTCCGCTTACAGGCGCTAA
- a CDS encoding SfnB family sulfur acquisition oxidoreductase, giving the protein MTLSQHVAVITSDEQALIVASDLAEDFKRDSALRDRERRLPHPELEVFSRSGLWGISVPKAYGGAGVSNVTLAKVIALIAQADGSLGQIPQNHFYALEVLRVNGSEEQKKRLYAEVLAGQRFGNALAELGTKTAHDRVTRLTRDGDGFRINGRKFYATGAIYAQRIPTSVIDENGVQQLAFVPRDSKGLTVIDDWSGFGQRTTGSGSVVFEDVFVATADVIPFQTAFERPTPVGPLAQILHAAIDTGIARAAYEDALHFVRTKTRPWIDATHDTATEDPLTLKSFGHLSIRLHATEALLERAGEFLDQAQADTTAETVAAASIAVAEARAISTEISLAAGTTLFELAGSQATLREHGLDRHWRNARVHTLHDPVRWKYHAVGNYYLNDENPPLRGTI; this is encoded by the coding sequence ATGACTCTTTCCCAACACGTCGCGGTCATCACCAGCGATGAGCAAGCCCTGATCGTCGCCAGCGACCTGGCCGAAGACTTCAAGCGCGACAGCGCCCTGCGCGACCGCGAACGCCGCTTGCCGCACCCGGAGCTGGAAGTGTTTTCCCGCTCGGGCCTGTGGGGCATCAGCGTGCCCAAGGCATACGGCGGCGCCGGTGTTTCCAACGTCACCCTGGCCAAAGTCATCGCGCTGATAGCCCAGGCGGACGGCTCCCTCGGCCAGATCCCGCAAAACCATTTTTATGCCCTGGAAGTGCTGCGGGTGAACGGCAGTGAAGAACAGAAAAAACGCCTGTACGCCGAAGTATTGGCCGGCCAGCGCTTCGGTAACGCGTTGGCTGAACTGGGCACCAAAACCGCCCACGACCGCGTTACCCGCCTGACTCGCGACGGTGATGGCTTTCGCATCAACGGCCGCAAGTTCTACGCCACTGGCGCGATCTACGCCCAGCGCATTCCGACCTCGGTGATCGATGAAAACGGCGTACAGCAACTGGCCTTCGTCCCCCGCGACAGCAAGGGCCTGACAGTAATTGACGACTGGAGCGGCTTCGGCCAGCGCACCACCGGCAGCGGTTCGGTGGTGTTCGAAGATGTGTTCGTGGCCACCGCAGACGTGATCCCGTTCCAGACCGCCTTCGAGCGCCCGACCCCGGTCGGCCCGCTGGCACAGATTCTCCACGCCGCCATCGACACCGGCATCGCCCGCGCCGCCTATGAAGATGCGCTGCACTTCGTGCGCACCAAGACCCGGCCATGGATCGACGCCACCCACGACACCGCCACTGAAGATCCGCTGACCCTCAAGAGCTTCGGCCACTTGAGCATTCGCCTGCACGCCACCGAAGCGCTGCTGGAACGCGCCGGTGAATTCCTCGACCAGGCCCAGGCCGACACCACCGCCGAAACCGTCGCCGCCGCCTCGATTGCCGTCGCCGAAGCCCGGGCCATCAGCACCGAAATTTCCCTCGCCGCCGGCACCACGCTGTTCGAACTGGCCGGCAGCCAGGCGACCCTGCGCGAGCACGGCCTCGACCGCCACTGGCGCAACGCCCGGGTGCACACCCTGCACGACCCGGTGCGCTGGAAGTATCACGCTGTCGGCAACTACTACCTCAACGATGAAAACCCGCCACTGCGGGGGACCATCTGA